TGTACCGGCCGCGGTGCGTGCCCGAGCCCTCGGGGGCACCGAGGTCCTGGAGCGTCCACAGCTGGTCGGCGTCGGCCGCGTCGGTCTCGATGCGCACCCCGGCGCCCGACGGTGCGAGCGAGCGGCCCGACTGCACGCCGTCCACGCGGTAGACGTGACCGTCCTGGGCGAGCGGCGCGTCGTCCGCGACACCGGAGACGCCGTCGACGACGAACGTCGTCACGGACTCGGCGGGCACGACGAGCGTCGCCGCGGGGCCGTCGGCACCGTCGGTCACGGCCACCGGGTCACCCTCGACGAGGTAGCCGGCGGTGGACGTCACCACGGGCGTCACCGTGGCGCCCGGCGCCACGTCGGCGAACCCGGCGAGGTCCAGCGTCACCGCACGGTCGGCGGTCGAGGAGTTGACGTGCACGACGGTCGCGCCGGAGCCGTCGGCCTTCACCGCGGCGGTGCTGCTCGTGTCGTCGACCCCGATCAGCCGGTCGCCCGGGGTGATGTGGTGCGTGAAGTTCTGGGTCGCCCAGTACTTCGTGTTCGTGTAGATCGGGCACGTGGCGAGGGTGTCCTCGGCGGTGCAGTCGAACGGGATCTGGATCTCGCCCCAGTTCATGCCGTCCGCGCTCTCGCCGCCGGGCGCCATGTTGTCGTAGTCCTCGACGGGCTGCCAGAACACCCAGGCGCTCGGCTCGAGCTCGCGCAGGTCGTCGACGATGTGCTGGGCGCTGCCCAGCCCCGACTCCATGGTCTCGAAGTCCTGCCCGGTGGAGCTCCAGTTGCCGCCCACCTCGCTCATCCAGAGCGGCTTGTCCGCGCCCTTGGCGATGTCGCGCACCGTGGTGCGCTGCCCCGTGCCGTACGTGTGCACGTTGAGCTGGGACACCTGGTCGCGCACCGCGCCCGACCACGCGTTCCAGTTCGTCGCGAACCGGCCCGGGTTGGTCTCGTCCATCGCGGAGATCACCGCGTCGGTCGACGCGCCGTCGAGCGCGTCCGCGAGCGCGGGGATCACCCGCTGCTGGAGGCCGGGCCCCATGTGGGCGCCCTCCTGGCGGCCCCCGGTGGGGTTGCCGTCCGCGCCGAGCTGGGTGCCCCAGTAGTTGGTGTTCGGCTCGTTGAACGGATCGATGGTGTCGACCTCGATGCCGTGCGCGTCCTCCAGGCGCTCGGTGACGCCCACCAGGTAGTCCGCGAAGTCCTGGACGCTGCCCGGCTCGAGCTGGTCGGCGTTCGCGTCGAACCCGCCCGACACGTAGCCGCTGACCGTCATGAACCAGGGCGGGGAGTTGGAGAACGTCTCCCAGTGCGTCACGTCGTCCTTGATGCGGTCGACCCACCAGCGCTGGGTGGCGTCGGCGTCCGGGTCCCAGTCGTCCTCGTCGTCGGCGTCCCACCAGTCGACGTCGGTGCGGGTGGTGCCCTCGGGCGCCTTCCACCAGCCGTCCACGGCGCCACCGGCGCGCAGGTAGTCCGGGACGTCGGGCGCGTTGCCGCCGCCGATGTTGTACCGCGCGATGTTGAGGTTGAGGCCCTCGTCGCCGAACACCATGTCGGCGAGCCTCTCGCGGACCTCGTCCGGGTAGTCGCCGGTCGCGTTCGCGAACCAGACGAGGCTGGTCCCCCAGCCCTCGAACGGTTCGCCCGCGTACGACGGGTCGGGCCGCACGGTGACGGCCGACGTCGCCGCCGCGACGGCGGCCCCGGCGTCGGCAGGGGCGGGTGCGGCCTGGGCCGCCGGGACCAGCGCGGTCGCGAGCAGCGCCCCCGCGGTGCCGGCGACCACGCCGCGGCGTGCTCGGTGTGTCCTTCTCGTCGTGCTCATCGGTGAGCGTCCTCTCGCCTCGGTGCGATGGGTGGACCAACGGGTGCTGCCGGGCAGCGGGCACGGCCGCGGCGCGGTCGTGCGAGTCGTGCGGGTCGTGCGGGTGGAACCCGGTGCCGGCCCGGGAGGTGGGCCGGCACCGGAGATCAGGCCTCGGTCGGTCCGAGGTCGGGGGCGGCGACGAACCGGGCGCGGGCACGGGCCGCGCCGTGCAGCTCGAGCACCACGAGCTCGTTGGCGCCGTCGCGCAGGAACGGGCCGGGGACGTAGAGCGTGCGCGTCGGGGACTGGGCCGAGTAGCGGCCGAGCAGCTCGCCGTTGACCCACGCCAGGCCGCGCGTCCAGCCGTCGAGCCGCAGCAGGTGGTCGGTGCCCGCGACGCCCGGGAACTCGCCGCGGTGGAACGACGGGCCGGCCAACGGCGCGTCGGCACCGCCGGGCGCGGCACCGAAGGCGTCGGCGAGCAGCGCGGGTGCGTCCGCGAGCCGCAGCGGCCTCGCCTCCCAGTCGGTGAGCTCGCGGCGTGCGGTGCGGACCGCCCCGACGAGGCCCTTGGGCTCGCCGATGCGGGCGCCGTAGTTCACGCGGCCGCGGTCCTCGACCAGCAGGGTCAGGGTGCCGGCGCGCCGCGGCAGCGGCACCGAGCCCGTGTGGCTCGTGCGGTCCAGCACGCCCACGGGCTCCCCGTCGAGCGCGACCAGCGCCCGGTCGCGGATCTCGTCGACCACCACCACCGCGTCGTCCGCCTCGACCGACGTGCGGTAGAGGGTGAAGCCGGACCACTGCCGCAGCGCGTCCGCGGTCGGGGGCAGCCCGGTGGTGCGGGTGACCGCCCCGCCGAGCAGGTGCTCGACGTCGGCCAGCGCCACCCGGTCGGGCAGGACGACGTCCAGCTCCGGCGCGGGCACCGGCTCGGCCGGGTCCTCGTCGGGCACGGGAGCGTGCTTGCCGATGACGGCCTTGAGGGCGCGGTACTTGGCCGTGGGCGCGCCGTGCTCGGACAGGGGTGCGTCGTAGTCGTACGACGTCGTGATGGGCAGGTAGGTGCCCTTGTCGTTCGCGCCGTTGGTCAGCCCCAGGTTGGTGCCGCCGTGGAACATGTACAGGTTGACCGACGCGCCGGCCCCGAGCAGGTCGTCGAGGTCGTGGGCGGTCGCCTCGGGCGTCGTGGTGTGGTGGACCAGGCCCCAGGAGTCGAACCAGCCGTCCCAGAACTCCATGCACATGAGCGGTCCGGTGGGCTGGTGCCGTCGCAGGACGGCCAGGCGCTCCAGGGAGCGGGACCCGAAGTTCGCCGTCTTGTGCAGCTCCGGCAGGCCGCCGCGGGACAGGTGCTCGTCGTCGGCCTGGTCGCTGGTGAACAGGGGCACGTCGATCCCCTGCGCGCGGGTGAGCGCGACGAGCTCGCGCAGGTAGCGCGCCCGCTCCTCGTCGGGCACGCCCGGGTAGGCGCCGTACTCGTTCTCCACCTGCACCATGAGCACCGGGCCGCCGCGCGTCACCTGACGCTCGGCCACGACGGGCAGGACCTGGGCGTAGTACGTGCCGATCGCGTCCAGGAACCGCGCGTCGTGGCGCCGCACGCCCGCCGCGCCGTCGGCGAACAGCCACGCGGGCAGGCCGCCGTTGTCCCACTCGGCGCAGATGTACGGGCCGGGACGCACGATGGCGTGCAGGCCCTCCGCGGCGACGAGGTCGAGGAACCGGCCGAGGTCGTGGCGACCGTCGAGGTGGAACGTGCCCGGGTCCGGCGCGTGGAAGTTCCACGCCACGTACGTCTCGATGGTGTTGAGCCCCATGAGGCGCGCCTTACGGAGGCGGTCCGCCCACTGGTCCGGGTGCACCCGGAAGTAGTGCAGGGCCCCGCTGACGAGCTGGACGGGGTGGTCGTCGAGGAGGAAGTCCTTCTCGCCGATCTCGAACGTGGGCATCGGGGTGAACCTCTCGGACAGGCAGGGTCGAGGGACGGTCGCCGGACGGGGCCGGCGCCGGCGGTGGTGCGGGCGCGGTGGTGCGCGGCGGCGGCCGCGCGGTGATGCCGGGCGGGGCGGCCGGGTCCCGGCCGCCCCGCCCGGGGCGTCACTCGGAGACGGTGAAGCCCTGGTCGTTGCCGTACGCCACCGACTGCTGCTGCCATGCGGCCAGCCCGTCGGTCAGCGTCGTGCCGGACACGTAGGCCTGGCCGACGGTGTCGTTGAAGATCGAGTTCGCGTACACCTGGAACGGCAGGTACTGCCAGCCCTCGACGACGTTCGCCGCGGAGTCCGCGAGGACCTCGTTGACCTGCTGGCCGCCGAAGTACTCGAACTCCTTGCCGCGGAACTCGTCGGACTCGAGCTCGGCGGTCGTCGCGGGGAACGCGCCGCCGTCGACGCGGGTCTGGACGCCGTCGCCGGCGGTCGCGTACTCGACGAACGCGTAGGCGAGCTCGGCGTTCGCGCTCGCGGCGGGGACGGCGAGCGAGGAGCCGCCGTTCTCGGCGGTGGCGTGCTGGCCGGCCTCCCACTGGGGCATCTCGGCGACGCGCCACTTGCCGGCACCGGCGGGGACGCCCGACTCGAGGTTGGCGGGCATCCAGGCGCCGATGGTCAGGGTGGCGATGCTGCCGTCGCCGAGGCCCTGGTACCACTCGTCGCTCCAGGAGCTGACGGGGGCGAGGAGCTCCTCGTCGACGAGCTGCTGCCAGACCTCGGTGAACGTCGAGGTGCCCTCGTCGCCCGCGAAGTCGATGGTGACGTCGGTGCCGTCGACCGTGTAGGGCTGGCCGCCGGCCTGCCAGATCATGCTGGTGGTGAACCCGGCGTCGCCGGTGTCGTTGGCGATGTACGCCTTCGGGTCGGCCTCGTGGATGGCGCGGGCGGCCTCGAGGTACTCGTCCCAGGTGGTGGGGACGTCCACACCGACCTCGGTGAAGACCTCCTCGTTGTAGAACAGCGCCATGGGGCCGGAGTCCATCGGCAGGCCGTAGATGCCGTCGCCGCTGCGGACGGA
This Isoptericola jiangsuensis DNA region includes the following protein-coding sequences:
- a CDS encoding RICIN domain-containing protein; amino-acid sequence: MSTTRRTHRARRGVVAGTAGALLATALVPAAQAAPAPADAGAAVAAATSAVTVRPDPSYAGEPFEGWGTSLVWFANATGDYPDEVRERLADMVFGDEGLNLNIARYNIGGGNAPDVPDYLRAGGAVDGWWKAPEGTTRTDVDWWDADDEDDWDPDADATQRWWVDRIKDDVTHWETFSNSPPWFMTVSGYVSGGFDANADQLEPGSVQDFADYLVGVTERLEDAHGIEVDTIDPFNEPNTNYWGTQLGADGNPTGGRQEGAHMGPGLQQRVIPALADALDGASTDAVISAMDETNPGRFATNWNAWSGAVRDQVSQLNVHTYGTGQRTTVRDIAKGADKPLWMSEVGGNWSSTGQDFETMESGLGSAQHIVDDLRELEPSAWVFWQPVEDYDNMAPGGESADGMNWGEIQIPFDCTAEDTLATCPIYTNTKYWATQNFTHHITPGDRLIGVDDTSSTAAVKADGSGATVVHVNSSTADRAVTLDLAGFADVAPGATVTPVVTSTAGYLVEGDPVAVTDGADGPAATLVVPAESVTTFVVDGVSGVADDAPLAQDGHVYRVDGVQSGRSLAPSGAGVRIETDAADADQLWTLQDLGAPEGSGTHRGRYTLTNVGTGALLAVTADTSATTVAAPADPADTPATARWILSTTGDGTYTLVNASSGTLLEVGGQATADGSPVGTYLANSGDNQRWRLLDETVLGTEPVDVFTTPGTAPELPATVTTVLRDGRGELPVTWDVPGDDAWAAPGTVEVPGTVTTPAGTTVDATATVVVDVLVSTRRATATTYVGGLPQLPATVTAVTDGGVAVERPVTWQDVTAAAVAEVGVVEVTGTADAGSGRTLPATVRVLVTEPGEANAALTDGTTATASYTEPGYPAQRVINGDLTDKGWSNWRSGTKNTTDTLTVTLPAARDLTRVVTRFWRDGSAESWPRSIRVEARTGGTWQAVGEPVDVPGGSTAPVVDVPADVRADAVRVVMTARDNTHLVVSEIGVMAKVPGEAEPAWDAGATYTGGDAVFHDDAYWTAQWWTRETPGASVWGSWQETVRAADGTALWTPSRVFVAGDLAVHDGVTYRAQWWTRNQEPGAANGPWQPADEPQATPGKGKKP
- a CDS encoding glycoside hydrolase family 35 protein, encoding MPTFEIGEKDFLLDDHPVQLVSGALHYFRVHPDQWADRLRKARLMGLNTIETYVAWNFHAPDPGTFHLDGRHDLGRFLDLVAAEGLHAIVRPGPYICAEWDNGGLPAWLFADGAAGVRRHDARFLDAIGTYYAQVLPVVAERQVTRGGPVLMVQVENEYGAYPGVPDEERARYLRELVALTRAQGIDVPLFTSDQADDEHLSRGGLPELHKTANFGSRSLERLAVLRRHQPTGPLMCMEFWDGWFDSWGLVHHTTTPEATAHDLDDLLGAGASVNLYMFHGGTNLGLTNGANDKGTYLPITTSYDYDAPLSEHGAPTAKYRALKAVIGKHAPVPDEDPAEPVPAPELDVVLPDRVALADVEHLLGGAVTRTTGLPPTADALRQWSGFTLYRTSVEADDAVVVVDEIRDRALVALDGEPVGVLDRTSHTGSVPLPRRAGTLTLLVEDRGRVNYGARIGEPKGLVGAVRTARRELTDWEARPLRLADAPALLADAFGAAPGGADAPLAGPSFHRGEFPGVAGTDHLLRLDGWTRGLAWVNGELLGRYSAQSPTRTLYVPGPFLRDGANELVVLELHGAARARARFVAAPDLGPTEA
- a CDS encoding ABC transporter substrate-binding protein — its product is MTARPRRLIRGTALVGTLALALTACSSTDDGGTGGEAVDTASVLETGGEITVWAWEPTLEDVVTDFEAAYPNVTVNLENVGTGNDQYTALQNAIAAGDGVPDVAQVEYYAVPQFAISESLADLSDLGASALDGTFTTGPWGSVRSGDGIYGLPMDSGPMALFYNEEVFTEVGVDVPTTWDEYLEAARAIHEADPKAYIANDTGDAGFTTSMIWQAGGQPYTVDGTDVTIDFAGDEGTSTFTEVWQQLVDEELLAPVSSWSDEWYQGLGDGSIATLTIGAWMPANLESGVPAGAGKWRVAEMPQWEAGQHATAENGGSSLAVPAASANAELAYAFVEYATAGDGVQTRVDGGAFPATTAELESDEFRGKEFEYFGGQQVNEVLADSAANVVEGWQYLPFQVYANSIFNDTVGQAYVSGTTLTDGLAAWQQQSVAYGNDQGFTVSE